TCTCCCCTCGCACTCACTCAAGGCTCTTGCCATGACATGTCTTTTATAGCCAAGGCACATCCAGCCTCATTGCACAAGACTCAACCTCAAAAGACAAGAAATCAGCAAAACACCCCTGCCATTTCATCCTGCATTTCCTCCTCCACAGGCAGCCACCCACAACTCTTTTTGACCAGTCACAACTTTCAACCCAATCCTTCATCTTCATAACAGGCAGACAGACATTATCAAGGCACCAGTGGTTGCCCGGCCCATTTCCCTACAGCAAACACAGAGAGCAAAGTATGGACGAATGCAAAGACATTTCCTACTGACCTCCATTATGTATCATCGAGACACATGAAGGCTACAAGAGTACAAATTCTGAGCAGCAGAGTCACATATGGTAAACTTAATCTTGCAATCCAGAGAACCTCACCCAAATCAAGTGCATGTGCGATTGGGAAAACACCTGAATGTGCAAATAACAAAAACTACAGTTTGCTAGTAAGGCAACACATCTGTACAGAAGACCAAGGACTGAAAGGAACACGGGTGTTACACGTCAGGGCATAGAAAGGATTTGGCGCATCACTGAAACTTCCAGCCACCATTAGACTCActacacctgcctcccagcaaCCTGGAGCACCGAGCAAGGACCCTACATCATCCTTCCACCAGCCAACAGAGTGTCAATGCAGGAACCTCGGCCAGCTTTGTCAGCAAACTTCCGTACACAGAGAACAAAGTACGGCGgggaaagagcagcagagcagaaggagaagcTTCGCAGAAACAGTTTGGTCAGAACTCACCGAGAGAGGGGCGGGGTCCGCCTGCTGGGGGCCGGCAGGTTCCTCGTCTCCGAGCAGCGGCGCGGGCTCGTCgggcggcggccgggccggcagggTGTCGCAGCAGCTGGCGGCCGAGAAGCGGAGGTGGCTCTTGCGCGAGTCGGCCGTGAGAGACACGTCGTGCGAGTAGGAGTGCAGGAAGGCGCGCACGCCGTCGATGCCCACGAAGTGCGTGGCCGGCACGCCGCGCAAGGCGCCGCTGCCCGccgccagcagctgctgctgcgaGCGCCGCCAGCGCCGCAGGCGCAgcgccagcagcagcagcaggaaggcgACGAACAGGCACGACACGGCGGCCACGGCCAGCACCAGCCAGCGCGTCAGGCTGCCGCCCGCCTCGCCCGCCCCCGCCTCCGCCTCCGCCCGCGCCGCGCTGCCCAGCTCGGCCAGCAGCTCGGCCACGCTCTCGGCCAGCACCACGCTCAGCGTGGCCGTGGCCGACAGCGCCGGCCGCCCGTGGTCCttcaccagcaccaccaggctCTGGCGCGCCGCGTCGCGGGCCAGTGGCGAGCGCGCCGTGCGCACCTCGCCGCTGTGCAGCCCCACGCGGAACAGCCCCGGCTCCGTCGCCTTGGCCAGCTCGTACGACAGCCACGCGTTCTGACCCGCGTCCGCGTCCACCGCCACCACCTTGGCCACCAGCGCGCCGGCCTCGCTCGACCGCGCCGCCAGCTCCACGCCCGACCACACCGAGCCCGACAAAGCCCCCGCCGCCGGCGGGTACAGCACCTGCGGCGCGTTGTCGTTCTCGTCCACGATCACCAGCCGCACCGACACGTTGCTGCTCAGCGCCGGCGAGCCGCCGTCCTCCGCCCAAACCCACAGCCCCACCTCGCGCACCTCCTGGTAATCGAACGAGCGCAGCGCGTACAGCGCGCCCGTCTCCGCCTGCACCGACACGTACGACGACAGCGGCGAGCCCCGCACACCACCCTCCCCCAGCCGGTACCGCACGCGCGCGTTCTCCCCCCAGTCCGAGTCCGTCGCCCGCACCCGCAGCACCAGCAAGCCCGCCACGTTGTTCTCCGGCAGCCGAGCGCTGTAGCGCTCCTGCAAGAACACCGGCGTGTTGTCGTTCACGTCCAGCACCCGCACACACAGcaccctgctgctctgcagcgaCGGACGACCGCCGTCGGCCACCCGCACCGTCACGTTGTACTCCGACTCCTGCTCCCGGTCCAGCTCTCTCGCCGTCACCACGCGGTAGTAGCTGCCCTGCGAGCTCTCCAGCCGGAACGGGACTCCCTTGTCCAGCGAGCAGCGCACCTCGCCGTTGGCCCCGGAGTCCCGGTCCTGCACTTGTAGCAGGGCCACCACTGTCCCTGATGGGGCGTCCTCAGAAATCTCACTCAGAGCCGACCGCAGAGAAATTTCTGGCACATTATCATTTATATCTGCGACAGTGATAGCGACTTTCGCCGTGTCAAAAAGATCGCCGTCATCACGGGCCTGCACCTCCAGTTCGTAGAAGTCGCCTTCCTCGAAGTCCAGGCTCTGCACTAGAGTGATCGCTCCAGACTCGTAGTCCACGTGGAAAATATCCGATGCCACGTCCATCGCTTTCTTCATCGAATATTTCACGTGCCCGTTCAGACCTTCGTCGGGGTCGGTGGCCGTGACGGTGACGAGGGTGGAGCCCACGGGCACGTCCTCCGGCACACGCACCGTGTACTCCGCCTGGCTGAACACGGGCGCGTTGTCGTTCGCATCCCGCACCGTCACGCGGATCCGCGCCGTGCCCGTCCGGGCCGGCTCGCCGCCGTCGCTCGCCTTCAGCACCAGCTCGTGAAACGCCGCCTCCTCCCGGTCCAGCGCCTTCGCCAGCACCAGCTCGGGACGCTGATCCCCGCCGGGGCCCGTCTGCACGGCCAGCGAGAAGTGCTCGTCGCCGCTCAGCTCGTAGCTCTGCAGAGAATTCCGTCCAGAGTCGGGGTCGTGAGCCCTGGGAAGTGTAAATCGCGACCCTGGGGCTGTCATCTCGcttattttctcttccacttCAATGTCCTTGAAGGTGGGCGCGTTGTCGTTAATGTCCGTGATTTCCACTTCGATTTCATAAACCTTCATTTCCCCCTCCACTATGAGCTCACAGCGCAGCACGCATTGCTCCACCAACCGGCACAGCTGCTCTCTGTCGATCCTCTCGGCCGTCACTAAATGTCCCGTCTTCCCGTGCAGAACGAAATACTGCGTCCTACCTTCAGAGACAATGCGGACACCACGGTCTGGGAGCGCCGGCATCTGCAGCCCCAGGTCCTTGGCCACGTCGCCCACGAACGAGCCCTTGGGCATCTCCTCG
This DNA window, taken from Pseudopipra pipra isolate bDixPip1 chromosome 15, bDixPip1.hap1, whole genome shotgun sequence, encodes the following:
- the LOC135422812 gene encoding protocadherin gamma-A5-like translates to MAAFGEESSSLLCAIARGLGIYPRQGGHVSLALGECSAGRRLRAPLLTERSERKVGALQPRPLRPGSIAGSLDSWVGKRSVSDRPRGADPNYREEEGRAALPRSGKSEPEQEPDLRPAAGICRRCCGAGGAAAAMCAAGRRWGRRQRVLLWGVLLAAWEVAWGQLRYSVPEEMPKGSFVGDVAKDLGLQMPALPDRGVRIVSEGRTQYFVLHGKTGHLVTAERIDREQLCRLVEQCVLRCELIVEGEMKVYEIEVEITDINDNAPTFKDIEVEEKISEMTAPGSRFTLPRAHDPDSGRNSLQSYELSGDEHFSLAVQTGPGGDQRPELVLAKALDREEAAFHELVLKASDGGEPARTGTARIRVTVRDANDNAPVFSQAEYTVRVPEDVPVGSTLVTVTATDPDEGLNGHVKYSMKKAMDVASDIFHVDYESGAITLVQSLDFEEGDFYELEVQARDDGDLFDTAKVAITVADINDNVPEISLRSALSEISEDAPSGTVVALLQVQDRDSGANGEVRCSLDKGVPFRLESSQGSYYRVVTARELDREQESEYNVTVRVADGGRPSLQSSRVLCVRVLDVNDNTPVFLQERYSARLPENNVAGLLVLRVRATDSDWGENARVRYRLGEGGVRGSPLSSYVSVQAETGALYALRSFDYQEVREVGLWVWAEDGGSPALSSNVSVRLVIVDENDNAPQVLYPPAAGALSGSVWSGVELAARSSEAGALVAKVVAVDADAGQNAWLSYELAKATEPGLFRVGLHSGEVRTARSPLARDAARQSLVVLVKDHGRPALSATATLSVVLAESVAELLAELGSAARAEAEAGAGEAGGSLTRWLVLAVAAVSCLFVAFLLLLLALRLRRWRRSQQQLLAAGSGALRGVPATHFVGIDGVRAFLHSYSHDVSLTADSRKSHLRFSAASCCDTLPARPPPDEPAPLLGDEEPAGPQQADPAPLSSLVFCTDVLPY